Below is a genomic region from Thermithiobacillus tepidarius DSM 3134.
GCACTGCGCCGCCGCCTCGTCGAACGCCGCCAGCTGGCGGCGCAGGAAGGCATGCACCTCCTGCGCCTGCGCGGGCGTGGCCGTCAGGCCGGTGCCGATGGCCCACACGGGCTCGTAGGCGACCACCGTGCCCTGCCAGGTCTGCGGGTCGGCGGCCTGGAGCAGGGCCTGGATCTGCCGCCCCACCACCGCTTCCGTCTGGCCGGCCGCGCGCTCGCTTTCGGTCTCGCCGACACAGACGACGGGCACCAGACCCGCCCGCTTGGCGGCCTGGTACTTCTTCACGACCACCTCGTCAGTCTCGCCGAAGTACTGGCGGCGCTCCGAATGGCCGAGGATGACGTAGCGGCAACCCAGATCGCGCAGCATTTCGCCGGAGACCTCGCCGGTGTAAGCGCCGCTCTTCTCCCAGAACAGATTCTGGGCGCCGTAGCGGATGGCGCTGCCCTTGAGAATCTCGCCGACGCAATCGATGGCCGTGAAGGGCGGACAAACCAGGACTTCCACCTGGGCGGGATCCGGCTCGCTGGCCTTGATGGCCTTGGCCAGACTTTCCGCCTCCCAGCGCGTGCCGTTCATCTTCCAGTTGCCCGCCACCAAGGGTTGCCGCATTTCATCCTCCGCAAATTTCGAGATAGAGCGGCATAGTAACGGCGGGATCAGGGCCGGTCAATTCCCCTGCGCGGCCTTGCCCATGGCGGCCACGACCGCCGTTGCGATCTCGTCGGCCACTTGATCGATCATGGCATCGTCCTCGCCTTCCACCATGATGCGCAGCAGCGCTTCCGTGCCGGAGGGGCGCACCAGCAAGCGTCCCCGCGAGGCCAACCGTTCCTCGGCACTGCGGATGGCGGCCAGCACTTCGGGAAAGCCGCGGTAGTCCAAGCGCTGGCCCAGCCGCACGTTCTTGAGAATCTGCGGCAGCCGCGGCATGGCGGCGACCAATGCGGAGAGCGGCTGGCCGCGCTCGCGCATGACGGCCAGGACCTTGAGCGCCGCCACGATGCCGTCGCCGGTGGTGTTGTTGGGGGTGATGATG
It encodes:
- the tpiA gene encoding triose-phosphate isomerase translates to MRQPLVAGNWKMNGTRWEAESLAKAIKASEPDPAQVEVLVCPPFTAIDCVGEILKGSAIRYGAQNLFWEKSGAYTGEVSGEMLRDLGCRYVILGHSERRQYFGETDEVVVKKYQAAKRAGLVPVVCVGETESERAAGQTEAVVGRQIQALLQAADPQTWQGTVVAYEPVWAIGTGLTATPAQAQEVHAFLRRQLAAFDEAAAQCTRILYGGSVKADNAAELFAQADIDGGLVGGASLNAEEFLKICAAAAGA